A single Salmo trutta unplaced genomic scaffold, fSalTru1.1, whole genome shotgun sequence DNA region contains:
- the selenoi gene encoding ethanolaminephosphotransferase 1 translates to MALYEYVTRDQLSGFDKYKYSAVDSNPLSVYVMHPFWNSVVKVMPRWLAPNLITFTGFMFLVFNFLMLSFYDYHFDASAEGYSHVPSWVWVAAGLFNFLAYTLDGVDGKQARRTNSSTPLGELFDHGLDSWACVFFVATVYSIFGRGPSGVGVATLYYILWVVLFSFILSHWEKYNTGILFLPWGYDISQVVSRKHCTPHPSGFSLFNSRGFIGMGNIFSLRASRSNTLKHSSMYEAFLPFLSPVLLFLLSSVWVIFSPSNILHQQPRVFYLMVGTAFANVTCKLIVCQMSNTRCQPLSWLLVPMATVVLLAVTGLVANETLLIYVWTAVVILTHIHYGVSVVNQLSDHFNIFAFSLMKPSTDUQEQERIGLQGAEV, encoded by the exons ATGGCTCTGTACGAATATGTCACTCGGGACCAACTGTCGGGCTTCGACAAGTACAAG TATAGTGCGGTGGATTCCAACCCCCTGTCAGTCTACGTCATGCACCCCTTCTGGAACTCTGTAGTCaag gtgatgCCCAGATGGCTAGCTCCTAACCTGATCACCTTCACTGGCTTCATGTTCCTGGTCTTCAACTTCCTCATGCTGTCCTTCTACGACTACCACTTCGATGCATCCG ctgaaGGATACAGTCATGTGCCAAGCTGGGTTTGGGTCGCTGCAGGACTTTTCAACTTCCTGGCGTATACACTGG ACGGTGTGGATGGTAAGCAGGCGAGGCGTACCAACTCCTCCACGCCACTGGGGGAGCTGTTTGACCACGGCCTGGACAGCTGGGCCTGTGTGTTCTTCGTGGCCACCGTCTACTCCATATTTGGCCGTGGCCCGAGCGGTGTGGGCGTGGCCACGTTGTACTACATCCTGTGGGTGGTCTTATTCTCATTCATCCTGTCTCACTGGGAGAAATACAACACAGGAATCCTCTTCCTGCCCTGGGGCTATGACATCAGCCAAGTGGTGAgtaggaaacactgtacacctcaTCCTTCTGGCTTCTCTCTATTCAATTCAAGGgggtttattggcatgggaaacatat tctctctcagggcgtCTCGTAGTAACACTCTGAAACACAGCAGTATGTACGAGgccttcctccccttcctctctcctgtcctcctcttcctcctctcctctgtctgggtGATTTTCTCTCCATCCAACATCCTCCACcagcagcccagagtcttctacCTGATGGTGGGGACAGCCTTCGCTAATGTCACA tGTAAGCTGATCGTGTGCCAGATGAGCAACACCCGTTGCCAGCCGCTCAGCTGGCTGTTGGTTCCCATGGCGACGGTGGTGTTGTTGGCGGTTACAGGGCTGGTTGCTAACGAGACGCTGTTGATCTATGTGTGGACGGCCGTCGtcatactcacacacatacactacggCGTGTCAGTG gtgAACCAGCTCAGCGATCACTTCAACATCTTTGCCTTCTCTCTGATGAAGCCCAGCACTGACTGACAGGAACAGGAGCGAATCGGCTTGCAGGGAGCAGAGGTTTAG
- the LOC115180831 gene encoding dolichyl-diphosphooligosaccharide--protein glycosyltransferase subunit 4 has product MVTDVQLAIFANMLGVSLFLLVVLYHYVAVNNPKKLE; this is encoded by the coding sequence atgGTGACTGACGTCCAGCTGGCCATCTTTGCCAACATGTTGGGTGTGTCTCTGTTCCTGCTGGTGGTTCTATATCACTACGTAGCCGTCAACAACCCCAAGAAACTGGAGTAG